GCTGGTTAAATTTAAGTGGCTGGATGATGAGCCTCAATGTTATTTTGAGATGGAAATTGTGCAGGACGAACTAACCAATGATGTTGCCCTCTCGATTACTGATTTTACGACTGATGAGCTTCTGGCAGAGAAAAAATTAATCTGGGATAACCAGATCGATTATCTGATTAGCGTATTGGGTGCATAATATTATCTTCGTATTGTTTACCTTTGTAGGGTGAAAAAAATACATCTTCTATTAATAAAAGCATTTGTGAAGCCATTCATAGCAACATTTTTTGTTATGATGTTTATTCTGTTAATGTTTTTTCTATTTAAATGGATTGATGATTTAATTGGAAAAGGTTTCGAATGGTACACCATCCTGGAGCTGATGTATTACGCCTCGGCGGCCAACGTGTCGATGGCGTTGCCACTATCGGTATTGCTTTCTTCCATCATGACTTTTGGTACACTGGGCGAAAATTATGAGCTCGTGGCCATTAAATCGGCGGGTATTTCTTTGCAGAAAGCCATGCGCCCCTTATTTGTGGTGATTTTGATGCTCACCATAGCATCCTTCTTTTTTGCCAACTATATGCTACCCAAAGCCAATCTCAAATTTGGCTCGCTGCTGTACGATGTCAGGAACAAAAAACTTTCATTTTTAATTAAGCCGGGGGTTTTTAATAATGCTATTCCAGGTTATGCTATTCGTGTCGATTCTAAAGAAGAAGACGGTACGCTGCATAATATCATGATTTACGATCACCGTGAAAATAACGGTATTCCGAAAGTAATCCTGGCCAGAGAAGGGAAAATGAATAAAACTGCCGATGGTAAGTTTTTGGTGCTTTACCTTAAAAATGGTGTACAGTATGAAGAGCAGGCTTCGAAAAACGGTATGTACAACCCAAGGCAGATTTTTACGCGGAACCGTTTTAAAGAAACTTCCCCGCGTTTCGATATGTCGTCTTTTAATGGCAATACTACCGATCCGAATGCTTTCGGAAACAGTACACCCATGTTAAACCTGAAAGGGATTGTAAAAAAGCGCGATTCGCTGACGAAACAGTTGGATACGATGAAAATGCGCACCATTGCCAACCTCACCAGCAACTTTAAGCAGTTTAATGTAACCAAAGGTTATACCAAGGTAAAAGCCGTTCCGAAAAAGATTGATGATGTAATACTGAAGAGTATCCCGAACGGATCGCGGAAACTGGCCCTCGATAATGCAAACAATACGGTGGCGAATATTATGCAGCACGTACCCAACTGGGGCCGCGCCAAACCGATTTAACCGGCGAAATTATATTTACCACAGTAGAGTACCAGCGTAAATTTACCCTGGCCGCATCTTGTATCCTGTTGTTTTTTATTGGTGCACCATTGGGTGCCATTATCAGAAAAGGGGGGATGGGGTTGCCCGTGGTGGTGGCCATTTGTTTCTTCCTGGTATACCACATTATTACTACAGTGGCCGAAAAATCGGCACGCGAAGGTAATTTAAACCCGATATTCGGGATGTGGATTGCCGTAATTGTTTTATCGCCGCTGGCAGCCTTTTTAACCTATAAAGCTACAGTAGATTCGGCCTTGTTTGATGTAAATTATTACAAGCAGCTGTTCCTTCAGCTGTTTAAAAAGAAGGAAAAATAAGGGCTTTTTCCTTTACTTACAGATGATATTTTAATCCAAATATTGCTCAATAAGGTTGTACATTTGTACGGGTTATTGTTTGTGGTATAAATCGGTTTTAATATGCCTAACACACCATTTGCCCCATAATGTTTATAAAATGCAAACAAAATTAAACACAATAGAAGAGGCCATCGCAGATATAAAAGCTGGTAAAGTGATTATTGTTGTAGATGATGAGAATAGAGAGAACGAAGGTGATTTTTTAACGGCAGCCGAAAATGCAACGCCAGAGATCATCAATTTTATGGCAACCTACGGCCGCGGTTTAATCTGTGCGCCCTTAACAGAAGAACGCTGCAAAGAATTAAACCTGAACCTGATGGTGGGTAAAAATACAGCAGCTTACGAAACTAATTTTACGGTTTCAGTAGACCTGGTTGGACATGGTTGTACCACCGGGATCTCAGCAAGCGACCGCTCTAAAACCATGCTGGCTTTGGTTAATCCTAAAACCAACCCTGAAGAATTGGGCCGGCCAGGGCATATTTTTCCTTTAATTGCTAAAGATGGTGGCGTAATCCGTCGTGCCGGCCATACAGAAGCTGCGGTAGATTTAGCGCGTTTAGCCGGCATGAAACCTGCAGGTTTATTGGTAGAGATTTTAAAAGAAGATGGCGAAATGGCCAGACTTCCTGATTTATTTAAAATTGCCGAACAGCACCAGTTAAAAATTATATCAATTGAAGATTTAATTGCTTACCGTTTAACCATAGATAGTTTGATTAAACAAGAGGTTAGTATTGATTTACCTACCGCTTGGGGCGATTTTAAAATGACAGCTTATACACAGTTAGATAATAATGCTACACATTTAGCCATTTCTAAAGGCGAATGGAATGCCAACGAACCTATTTTAGTACGTGTACACAGCTCATGTGTAACTGGCGATATCTTCGGGTCGTGCCGCTGCGATTGTGGTCCGCAGTTGCACAAAGCATTAGAAATGATCGAAAAAGAAGGTAAAGGTATAGTGGTATACATGAACCAGGAGGGTAGAGGTATCGGGCTGATTAATAAATTACGTTCGTATAATTTACAGGATGCTGGTTTTGATACTGTGGAAGCGAATATTAAGTTAGGTTTTAAAGGCGATGAACGCGATTATGGTGTAGGGGCGCAGATCCTGCGATCGGAAGGGGTGACTAAAATGCGTTTAATGAGTAATAACCCTACCAAAAGAGCAGGTTTAATTGGTTACGGCTTAGAAGTGGTAGAAAATATTCCGATCGAAATTGCAAGTAACGTACATAACGAACGTTATTTAACCACTAAAAGAGATAAAATGGGCCATTCGATTATGAAAGGATAATTCAGTTGGCAGTTAACCGTCTGCAGTTGACAGTTTTGGATTGTATGAACTGAAAATTGCTAATTGAAAACTTATACAAAACCAACAGTTGAACAGGGTGTTCGATTGTTGGTTTTTTTTGTTTTTTATTGGTCAGAGTCTCGCTGACCCAAAAGATAATTATTCTATTTCATCTTGTTCACACTGATTAAGTTTCGGTCGGTGGGACACCAACCGATAGGTAAATTAAGTTGGCAGTTAACCGTCTGCAGTTGACAGTTTGGATTGTATGAACTGAAAATTGCTAATTGAAAACTTATACAAAACCAACAGTTGAACAGATGTTCGATTATTGGTTTTTTTGTTTTTTATTGGTCAGAGTCTCGCTGACCCAAAAGATAATTATTCTATTTCATCTTGTTCACACTAATTAAGTTTCGGTCGGTGGGACACCAACCGATAGGTAAAACGCCCCCTTCTGAGTACGTCATCCTGAACTTGTTTTATTAGTTGTGTTTATTGTTTTTAGTGATCTAATAGCTACTTCGTGGTCAGGATCTAAATGATAGATAGTCTATCAAAGAAGATTTCTGGCCCGAACCAATGACCAATGTATGAATGACTAATGCCCCCTCAACACTAAGCCCTAATCTCTCTACCTCCTTTGGTTCCCTTTGCTTTGATTAATAATCGCTTCTTTATTAATCGATTTATTCGTTTTAACAGGGGCCTGGCTTTGCTTTCTTTTCAGGTTTCGGCGGTAAGCACCAGAAATTTTCTGAATAAACTCCTTAAACGTATCAAATTGCTGGGTATACACCAAACCAAAAGAGGTTACGTTTGCGGTTGAACTAATCCCGCTGTTTAAGAATATACTTTGTTGCGTAGGTGGTTTATTTGCCGCTTTTACAGTTAAGCTTCCATCTTTTTTAATCAGGAAAAGTGCCTCAACCTCTCTACCAACATTATCTTTGGAGAAATCGATAACGGTAAAATCGTTCACACTGTTTCGGTCTACAATACCTGCATTAATAATTAAACGATCGTTAAAGAACTTAAACGATGCATTGGCCTCGCTTAATGAACGTACGTTCAGATCGACAAAGTTTAGGTTTAACGAAGAAAGTACGTTGTTAAACTGGTTAAATACCAATTCGGTAGCTGTACTGGTAGCAGTTGAGCTTAGTTGATTCCCAATTGATTGCCCGCCATTTCCGGGTGCAAAACTTCTTCTGATAATTAAACTGAAAGCCTGTAGGTTCAGGTTGTTCTGATCGCTGAAATAGGTTTGCAGTTCTTCCTTAATGGAAGGCTGTGCAGGGAAATTAATATCAAGCTTAATATCGGGTTTTAATAGTAAACCGGTTAGCCCCATTTCTACCTCTGTATTTACCCTTTGGTTAGCATTGCTGCTGGCATCGCGGTTGGCGGCCTTGTAAAGGTCGTTTAAACTTGCCCTCAAGGCATATACTGCTTTTAAGTTAATCTGTGCGGCAGTAGGGTTGCCTGTCCAGCGGATGGTTCCACCTTGCCTGATTTCGAATTTTTTGTTAATTACCTCCTGGGCCGTAAAATCGAAACTTCCTGTCTCGATAATATAATCGCCAGACATTTCAAAATCGCCGACACTGTTAATGTTTAGGTTCAGCTCGGCATTACCTTTCCCACTTAAATTGCCCAGGGTGGTAAATATATTCGCTGTGGTATTGGGGTCGATGGTTAATTTAAAGGTTAGGGTTAAACCATCAAAGTTGGTTTTTTTCTTAACCAATACAGTCGAATCGCGGCTCACAAAATTAATGAAATCTTTATCCGATACGGTTTCTGAACTGTTTAAAGGCAGGTTAAACACCGTTCCTTTTTCCGTTTTTGCCTTAATATCGATCTTCATCTTGTTGGTCGGGCCTGTAAATGTAAATACACCTGTGCCGTATGCACGTCCATAATAGATCGAATTGTCTTTTGCGGTCGTATTTAAGGCCATTAAACTGTTGGCATTGATTTTTACGGCCAATGTGGGGTAATTGATGTTGTTTAAATCAACCGAACCGGTTGCAGTTGCTTCATGTCCTTCCAGATCGTTCAGCGTAAAATCATCAAGTTTAATGACGCTGTTGTTTACCTCTACCTTATCGGTAATTACATAAGTAGTTTTAAGGTAGTTTACCATCAGCTGCCCCTTATCTAATGATACAGTTCCGTTAATTTCTGGTTTATCTAACTTGCCTTTTACCGTTAAATCGGCAGAGATATTGCCTTTTAAATTGGATACCAGTTGTTTAACAAAAGGCTCGAGGATGGTGAGTTTGCTTTCGTTCATTTTTACAGCGAGGTCGATTTCTTTTTCTTTGAGGTCGAGATTTCCCGTCAGTTTAAAAGTCTCCGAATCGTCGGCCATAATGCGTGTAAATACATTAACCTTTTTGCTCTCGTTGTTGTACGATGAGGTATCGGTTAAGGTGCCGATGTAGATATCGTTAAAGTTTAACGAATCGATCTTTAAATCGTCGGCTACCCGAGGCGCTTTTAATACGCCAAACAAATCGGTTGTGCCGTTAAGGTTTCCGCCCAGTTTAACACCAAAGCCTTTGGTAAAAGGGTTGAGGGTTTTTAAGTTGAAATCTTTAAAGCCAACACTAATTAAATCTTTAGGGTCTTCCGAAATTAACCCATCAATAATAACCTGCTGCTTTCCGTTGGTTAAATCGAAATTACTGATTTCGGTTTTACCATTGTTGAGTACGATACGTACTTTCTCCTGGATGCGCCATTCTTCATTATTAATTTTTAAGATCGATGGCAATACGCTTAATCTTGCCGTTGTATCCTGGTTTTTGGTAAATTCTACCAGCCCGTTTAAATCGAGCTGATTGTCTTCGTCGGCATTCGACATTTTTACGTTGAAGGCCAAACTGTCGTTCCGCAGGATATTGGAAATGTTTACATCCTTAATAAACAAACTGTCGTTAATCTGCACCCTGTCGGAAGTTACAATCAGTTGAAGCTGTTGTGTAGTGGTATTTTCATCGAGGATGATATTGTTTACTACAATACCGCTGTATTTTAGTTTCTTTACAAAACCGTTGAGCGTTGCGGTATTATTGCGCGAATCGAAATCGCCTGTTAGTGTAGCGCCCTCTTCTAATTCCAGGCCCGGTAGAAATATCTGCGCAAGCGGTTCGAATTTTTTAACCTTCAGGTTAAATTTAAAGATCTGGTTACTGTGTTTTATAATATCGGTCTTTAGCGAGGGCACATAGGTTTTAGCAATGGTTTTGTAATAAGAAACAATAGAATTTAAATCGTATTCACCTTTAATGCCGGCATCCAAAATATCTGATCGGATATCGAGCACGCGGCTGGCACCCGTACCGTTGGCTGTTAACTGTACCGAATCTACACTATAAACACCTTTCGGATTTTGCAGTCTAATTTCTTCGATTAATAATTTGCCCGATATATTGTTCAGGTTGGTGCCCGAGAAATTGGTCTTAAATTTAGCATCAACCTGCAACGAATCTTTCAGGAGTTTTAAAGCCTTTAATTTTGCTTTGGAAATAGTGGCATTAAAGTTAAATACGGGTAGTTTAGGGTTCAGGTTTACCCCACCATCAAAAACCAGTTTCACATTACGGTCGTTAATGCTCAGCTTGCCATCAAAATACTTTTTGTTAAAAGTTCCGTCAATTTTCACATTGCGGTAACGGTAATTATTAAAGTCGATATAGTCTACAACGCCGTTTATCTTTTCGGTTAAATCTTTAAGCTCGGTACCACGTCCCTTAACATATAATGATGAGCTGATGCGGCCAAGGCTTTTTTCATTAAGCAGGTTACCGAGGTTAAAATCGTAACTTTTTACGTTTCCGGTATAAGATGGAACATCGTTTTTATCGATTTTCATGTTCACATCCGAAACAATACGGCCAAGTTTGGT
The nucleotide sequence above comes from Pedobacter riviphilus. Encoded proteins:
- a CDS encoding LptF/LptG family permease gives rise to the protein MKPFIATFFVMMFILLMFFLFKWIDDLIGKGFEWYTILELMYYASAANVSMALPLSVLLSSIMTFGTLGENYELVAIKSAGISLQKAMRPLFVVILMLTIASFFFANYMLPKANLKFGSLLYDVRNKKLSFLIKPGVFNNAIPGYAIRVDSKEEDGTLHNIMIYDHRENNGIPKVILAREGKMNKTADGKFLVLYLKNGVQYEEQASKNGMYNPRQIFTRNRFKETSPRFDMSSFNGNTTDPNAFGNSTPMLNLKGIVKKRDSLTKQLDTMKMRTIANLTSNFKQFNVTKGYTKVKAVPKKIDDVILKSIPNGSRKLALDNANNTVANIMQHVPNWGRAKPI
- a CDS encoding LptF/LptG family permease; the protein is MFFIGAPLGAIIRKGGMGLPVVVAICFFLVYHIITTVAEKSAREGNLNPIFGMWIAVIVLSPLAAFLTYKATVDSALFDVNYYKQLFLQLFKKKEK
- a CDS encoding bifunctional 3,4-dihydroxy-2-butanone-4-phosphate synthase/GTP cyclohydrolase II is translated as MQTKLNTIEEAIADIKAGKVIIVVDDENRENEGDFLTAAENATPEIINFMATYGRGLICAPLTEERCKELNLNLMVGKNTAAYETNFTVSVDLVGHGCTTGISASDRSKTMLALVNPKTNPEELGRPGHIFPLIAKDGGVIRRAGHTEAAVDLARLAGMKPAGLLVEILKEDGEMARLPDLFKIAEQHQLKIISIEDLIAYRLTIDSLIKQEVSIDLPTAWGDFKMTAYTQLDNNATHLAISKGEWNANEPILVRVHSSCVTGDIFGSCRCDCGPQLHKALEMIEKEGKGIVVYMNQEGRGIGLINKLRSYNLQDAGFDTVEANIKLGFKGDERDYGVGAQILRSEGVTKMRLMSNNPTKRAGLIGYGLEVVENIPIEIASNVHNERYLTTKRDKMGHSIMKG
- a CDS encoding translocation/assembly module TamB domain-containing protein, translating into MLLALLIFSLQFKPVQTFFAQKTAAYLSKELKTTVSIKSLYIKPFKSIVLEDLLVLDLQKDTLLRTPQFMVDINRLSIDKKIIDINTIQINNGRFFLKDFKDKSSNLDFIINYFDSGKPTVKKKKSKPYNINIGRIILNKFAFRYKNYGAKDTIQGKSVNFENIDVKELSGIFEGLDTKKHLIKTNIKNLTFKERSGFYLKNLTAQTTIDSNEIELKNLLLETNQSRLTDYYQMRFKSYKDFNHYVDNVRMKAIFKNSHITSRDVAFFAPEMNSMKLDLDVDGQITGLVNNLKAKKLSLRTGKATHIKGDFILKGLPKWKETFMDLNIEMAGTNKTDLDEVLAGITNSKKKIVPVIVNKFGNINFNGSFTGFQNDFIAYGEFKTKLGRIVSDVNMKIDKNDVPSYTGNVKSYDFNLGNLLNEKSLGRISSSLYVKGRGTELKDLTEKINGVVDYIDFNNYRYRNVKIDGTFNKKYFDGKLSINDRNVKLVFDGGVNLNPKLPVFNFNATISKAKLKALKLLKDSLQVDAKFKTNFSGTNLNNISGKLLIEEIRLQNPKGVYSVDSVQLTANGTGASRVLDIRSDILDAGIKGEYDLNSIVSYYKTIAKTYVPSLKTDIIKHSNQIFKFNLKVKKFEPLAQIFLPGLELEEGATLTGDFDSRNNTATLNGFVKKLKYSGIVVNNIILDENTTTQQLQLIVTSDRVQINDSLFIKDVNISNILRNDSLAFNVKMSNADEDNQLDLNGLVEFTKNQDTTARLSVLPSILKINNEEWRIQEKVRIVLNNGKTEISNFDLTNGKQQVIIDGLISEDPKDLISVGFKDFNLKTLNPFTKGFGVKLGGNLNGTTDLFGVLKAPRVADDLKIDSLNFNDIYIGTLTDTSSYNNESKKVNVFTRIMADDSETFKLTGNLDLKEKEIDLAVKMNESKLTILEPFVKQLVSNLKGNISADLTVKGKLDKPEINGTVSLDKGQLMVNYLKTTYVITDKVEVNNSVIKLDDFTLNDLEGHEATATGSVDLNNINYPTLAVKINANSLMALNTTAKDNSIYYGRAYGTGVFTFTGPTNKMKIDIKAKTEKGTVFNLPLNSSETVSDKDFINFVSRDSTVLVKKKTNFDGLTLTFKLTIDPNTTANIFTTLGNLSGKGNAELNLNINSVGDFEMSGDYIIETGSFDFTAQEVINKKFEIRQGGTIRWTGNPTAAQINLKAVYALRASLNDLYKAANRDASSNANQRVNTEVEMGLTGLLLKPDIKLDINFPAQPSIKEELQTYFSDQNNLNLQAFSLIIRRSFAPGNGGQSIGNQLSSTATSTATELVFNQFNNVLSSLNLNFVDLNVRSLSEANASFKFFNDRLIINAGIVDRNSVNDFTVIDFSKDNVGREVEALFLIKKDGSLTVKAANKPPTQQSIFLNSGISSTANVTSFGLVYTQQFDTFKEFIQKISGAYRRNLKRKQSQAPVKTNKSINKEAIINQSKGNQRR